Proteins from a genomic interval of Hemicordylus capensis ecotype Gifberg chromosome 14, rHemCap1.1.pri, whole genome shotgun sequence:
- the LOC128337053 gene encoding immunoglobulin alpha-2 heavy chain-like isoform X1: MFFHVAGILLLSLHTAESQGDAERPQYLARILASAGETVTVTCKIPDLFRKRTVSWSRRAQGKSLQQLEASTKYTMQKRKDQNNEQHLIINEVQSNDSGVYYCAADISGSFRIADGTRLMVREASGPSLSLLAPSSWEGALLSHGIPLLCLFYDGHPDWGTVSWDISGNTSEDQKDGDVIDGEGLFGIWSLKLIPAESWTEGASYTCSDPGNRNTSGLITISTVSTIAGKCIFILYIGIPCILLLLLIPPLVLLARKHLAKGNADQPGNRVCMHEIPQTDYAELRCNK, encoded by the exons CTGCTGAATCACAGGGGGATGCAGAAAGGCCACAATACCTGGCCCGGATCTTGGCATCTGCTGGAGAGACTGTCACGGTGACCTGCAAAATCCCAGATTTATTTCGTAAAAGAACCGTGAGCTGGTCCAGGAGGGCACAAGGCAAGAGCCTGCAGCAGCTTGAGGCAAGCACTAAATATACAATGCAAAAAAGAAAGGACCAAAATAATGAGCAACATCTGATCATCAACGAGGTGCAAAGCAATGACTCCGGAGTCTACTACTGTGCTGCAGACATCAGTGGCTCCTTCAGAATCGCGGATGGGACCAGACTCATGGTCAGAG AGGCATCCGGGCCcagcctctccctgctggcccCTTCCTCctgggagggggctctgcttaGCCATGGGATCCCCCTGCTCTGCCTCTTCTATGATGGACACCCTGACTGGGGTACTGTCTCCTGGGATATTAGTGGGAACACTTCGGAGGACCAGAAGGACGGGGACGTGATTGACGGGGAAGGACTCTTCGGCATTTGGAGTTTAAAGCTGATTCCTGCAGAGTCGTGGACTGAAGGGGCATCCTATACCTGTTCAGACCCAGGGAACCGAAACACCAGTGGGCTGATAACCATAAGCACAGTGTCCACAATTGCAG gAAAGTGCATTTTCATTCTATATATTGGGATACCttgtatcctcctcctcctgttgatCCCACCTTTGGTCCTGCTCGCCAGAAAGCACCTTGCCAAAG ggaatgCAGACCAGCCAGGAAATCGGGTATGCATGCATGAAATCCCACAG ACCGATTACGCAGAATTGCGCTGTAACAAGTGA
- the LOC128337053 gene encoding immunoglobulin alpha-2 heavy chain-like isoform X2 — MFFHVAGILLLSLHTAESQGDAERPQYLARILASAGETVTVTCKIPDLFRKRTVSWSRRAQGKSLQQLEASTKYTMQKRKDQNNEQHLIINEVQSNDSGVYYCAADISGSFRIADGTRLMVREASGPSLSLLAPSSWEGALLSHGIPLLCLFYDGHPDWGTVSWDISGNTSEDQKDGDVIDGEGLFGIWSLKLIPAESWTEGASYTCSDPGNRNTSGLITISTVSTIAGNADQPGNRVCMHEIPQTDYAELRCNK, encoded by the exons CTGCTGAATCACAGGGGGATGCAGAAAGGCCACAATACCTGGCCCGGATCTTGGCATCTGCTGGAGAGACTGTCACGGTGACCTGCAAAATCCCAGATTTATTTCGTAAAAGAACCGTGAGCTGGTCCAGGAGGGCACAAGGCAAGAGCCTGCAGCAGCTTGAGGCAAGCACTAAATATACAATGCAAAAAAGAAAGGACCAAAATAATGAGCAACATCTGATCATCAACGAGGTGCAAAGCAATGACTCCGGAGTCTACTACTGTGCTGCAGACATCAGTGGCTCCTTCAGAATCGCGGATGGGACCAGACTCATGGTCAGAG AGGCATCCGGGCCcagcctctccctgctggcccCTTCCTCctgggagggggctctgcttaGCCATGGGATCCCCCTGCTCTGCCTCTTCTATGATGGACACCCTGACTGGGGTACTGTCTCCTGGGATATTAGTGGGAACACTTCGGAGGACCAGAAGGACGGGGACGTGATTGACGGGGAAGGACTCTTCGGCATTTGGAGTTTAAAGCTGATTCCTGCAGAGTCGTGGACTGAAGGGGCATCCTATACCTGTTCAGACCCAGGGAACCGAAACACCAGTGGGCTGATAACCATAAGCACAGTGTCCACAATTGCAG ggaatgCAGACCAGCCAGGAAATCGGGTATGCATGCATGAAATCCCACAG ACCGATTACGCAGAATTGCGCTGTAACAAGTGA